The following coding sequences are from one Triplophysa dalaica isolate WHDGS20190420 chromosome 12, ASM1584641v1, whole genome shotgun sequence window:
- the si:ch73-54f23.4 gene encoding zinc-binding protein A33 → MHTNHMKDTNNNFNNSLLYDQKEKLIQSIKKIKHEIEECCEAEGDAFVEARQVENRFEEIEREIRAEFQNLHRFLDEEEEMDLERLRKERDRRVKIIKEREKKISMQGRDLERAIETINCKLREEDSPKLLKEIKALLKRCEVNFIPPPTVDSYICSGQFVGPIQYRIWKHMKASLYPNISTLTFDLETAHPLLTMSAESTSVIFDEDKEVPNENPDERNPKRFHYYYCVMGSEGFTHGRHYWEVEVKGKTAWRLGVARADVQRGEMDSSSTLNGLWTLSLRNGSVTACTHPKATQVRSSALLARIGIFLDCDKEEVSFYNAVTMMPLFSFYMGTVLVPIYPFYNPCDKDEGKNCAPLTIFQPTL, encoded by the exons ATGCACACAAATCACATGAAGGACACAAATAACAACTTCAACAATTCACTCCTTTATGACCAAAAG gaGAAGCTTATTCAGTCaattaaaaagataaaacatgaaattgaagaatgttgtgaagCTGAGGGAGATGCCTTCGTGGAAGCACGTCAGGTCGAG AATAGATTTGAGGAGATTGAACGTGAAATCAGAGCAGAGTTTCAGAACCTCCATCGCTTTTTGGACGAAGAGGAGGAGATGGACTTGGAGCGGCTGAGGAAGGAACGGGATCGACGGGTGAAGAtcattaaagagagagagaagaagatttCTATGCAGGGTAGAGATCTAGAGAGAGCCATCGAGACTATAAACTGCAAGCTAAGGGAAGAAGACAGTCCCAAACTTCTGAAG gaAATCAAAGCGCTTCTGAAAAG atgtgaagtgaatttcatcCCTCCTCCCACTGTAGACAGTTATATCTGCTCTGGTCAGTTTGTGGGACCCATTCAATACAGGATCTGGAAGCACATGAAAGCATCCCTCTATCCAA ACATATCTACACTGACTTTTGACCTTGAGACGGCACATCCCTTGTTGACCATGTCTGCAGAGAGCACTTCTGTGATTTTCGATGAGGACAAGGAGGTGCCGAATGAGAACCCGGATGAGAGGAACCCAAAACGCTTTCATTACTACTACTGCGTAATGGGGTCTGAGGGCTTTACTCATGGACGGCATTACTGGGAAGTGGAGGTGAAGGGCAAGACCGCCTGGCGATTGGGTGTGGCTAGAGCGGACGTGCAACGTGGTGAGATGGATTCCAGTTCCACATTGAACGGACTGTGGACGCTGTCTCTCAGAAATGGCTCGGTCACTGCCTGCACCCATCCGAAGGCCACGCAGGTGCGCTCATCTGCTCTCCTCGCTCGCATCGGCATCTTCCTGGACTGTGATAAAGAGGAGGTGTCCTTCTACAACGCTGTGACCATGATGCCACTTTTCTCCTTCTACATGGGTACTGTTTTAGTGCCGATCTATCCATTCTACAACCCATGTGACAAGGATGAAGGAAAAAACTGTGCTCCTCTTACCATTTTTCAACCAACACTCTGA